Proteins encoded within one genomic window of Gammaproteobacteria bacterium:
- a CDS encoding quinone oxidoreductase: MKAIQINRCGGPEVLEYVDVPEPVAAPGQAVVRQTAIGLNFIDTYHRSGLYPLAFPAGLGMEAAGVVEAVGPGVASCAPGDRVAYCTPPPGAYAAKRAMAADRLVKLPAGVDDRMAAAAMLKGLTAWYLLRRSYPVRSGDTVLAYAAAGGVGLILGQWARSLGVRAIGVAGTPEKAELARAHGYAEVILADAPDFVARVRGLTGGAGVAAVYDSVGKASFTQSLDCLRKHGVMVSYGNASGPVEPFTPLELARRGSLYLTRPSLFDFIAERAELEAGTAELFALITGGGLKLHIGQTYPLADVARAHRDLEARRTTGSTLLLP, from the coding sequence ATGAAGGCGATCCAGATCAACCGCTGCGGTGGCCCGGAAGTGCTCGAGTACGTGGATGTGCCGGAGCCGGTGGCCGCGCCAGGCCAGGCCGTGGTGCGCCAGACGGCGATCGGCCTCAACTTCATCGACACCTACCATCGCTCGGGACTCTATCCGCTGGCGTTTCCCGCCGGCCTCGGCATGGAGGCCGCGGGTGTGGTCGAAGCAGTGGGGCCGGGCGTGGCCAGCTGCGCACCGGGCGACCGCGTCGCCTACTGCACCCCGCCGCCCGGAGCCTATGCCGCAAAGCGCGCCATGGCCGCCGACCGGCTGGTGAAACTGCCTGCCGGCGTGGACGACCGCATGGCCGCAGCCGCGATGCTCAAGGGCCTGACGGCCTGGTATCTCCTGCGGCGAAGCTATCCGGTACGCAGCGGGGACACGGTGCTGGCATACGCGGCGGCCGGCGGCGTCGGCCTGATCCTCGGCCAGTGGGCGCGCAGCCTCGGCGTGCGCGCCATCGGCGTCGCCGGTACGCCGGAGAAGGCGGAACTGGCCAGGGCGCATGGCTACGCGGAGGTGATCCTCGCCGACGCGCCGGATTTCGTCGCCAGGGTGCGCGGGCTGACGGGGGGTGCGGGGGTTGCGGCGGTCTACGATTCGGTCGGCAAGGCCAGCTTCACGCAGTCGCTGGATTGCCTGCGCAAGCACGGCGTCATGGTCAGCTACGGCAATGCCTCCGGGCCCGTTGAGCCGTTCACGCCGCTGGAACTTGCGCGTCGCGGTTCGTTGTACCTGACGCGGCCCTCGCTGTTCGACTTCATCGCCGAGCGCGCCGAACTGGAGGCGGGCACGGCGGAGCTGTTCGCGCTGATCACCGGCGGCGGGCTGAAGCTGCACATCGGCCAGACCTACCCGCTGGCCGATGTGGCGCGCGCCCACCGCGACCTCGAGGCGCGCCGCACCACCGGCTCGACGCTGTTGCTGCCGTAA
- a CDS encoding SLC13 family permease — MTQDIALCLAILIVSVVCFVTEVLRMDLVALLVMCALAITGIVSPPEALAGFSDEAVVTVWAMFILSEGLARSGSAQIVSRRLLQIAGHSEPAVVGALMLAGGALSAFMPNVGVAALMLPVAVDIARRSEVPASRLLMPLSFAALLGGTTTLIGTPANLLIGSAMTAAGVVPFSMFDFAPVGIGALLAGTVFVALAGRRLLPRQDPGLEAQQRSQRNLRAQYGLQDRSFMMHVPEGSVLVGKTLADSRLASAAGMIVIALERRNRVEALPSRTTVLQGGDRLLLQGRPERFEELRHWSELVIEREAPVLQGLMSEQVHLAEATVAENSALAKDLLHHAEFRRRFNVNVLAVRRRDLVRRVKLASVPLRAGDQLLLQGDPAALAALAATREFADIRDITEADLRDTYRLQERLFVVRVPRDSRLGGATLGRSRLGDAFDFRLLATFREGVLHIMPPPGEVILGGDLLLIQGRPEDLDVLRGLQELKIGERISPNLDVFESDRLATLEATLAPQSPLAGKTTAEVNFHDRYGLELVAVWRSGKARRSDLEKVTLQFGDALLLVGPRQKLALLSDNPDFLVLTPVRLAVTDSRRAPAAALIMLGVVGSVILGWLSIGIAAVLGAALMVLSRCLTMEQAYRSIDWHAVFVIAGTLPLGVAMVHTGTAQYLAVHLMALLAGLGPWPIILGLYVITAAATLVIPTPALVVLMAPICITASRELGIAPQTALMGLAMAASSAFATPIAHPANLLVMGPGGYRFSDYLRLGLPLTLVVLLAVMVLLRLFWPVGP, encoded by the coding sequence TTGACTCAGGACATCGCCCTCTGCCTCGCCATCCTCATCGTCTCGGTGGTCTGCTTCGTCACCGAGGTGCTGCGCATGGACCTCGTGGCGCTGCTGGTCATGTGCGCGCTGGCGATCACCGGCATCGTCTCCCCGCCCGAGGCCCTCGCCGGCTTCAGCGACGAGGCCGTGGTCACGGTCTGGGCCATGTTCATCCTCAGCGAGGGACTGGCCCGCAGCGGCAGCGCGCAGATCGTCAGCCGTCGCCTGCTGCAGATTGCCGGGCACAGCGAGCCGGCGGTAGTCGGGGCGCTCATGCTGGCCGGCGGTGCACTCTCCGCCTTCATGCCGAACGTCGGCGTCGCCGCGCTCATGCTGCCGGTGGCGGTGGATATCGCCCGGCGCTCCGAGGTGCCGGCCTCCCGCCTGCTCATGCCGCTGTCCTTCGCCGCCCTGCTGGGCGGCACCACCACGCTCATCGGCACACCCGCCAACCTGCTGATCGGCAGCGCCATGACCGCGGCCGGCGTGGTGCCCTTCTCCATGTTCGACTTCGCGCCGGTGGGCATCGGCGCGCTGCTGGCGGGCACGGTCTTCGTGGCACTGGCCGGTCGCCGGCTGCTGCCACGGCAGGATCCGGGCCTGGAAGCGCAGCAGCGCAGCCAGCGCAACCTGCGGGCGCAGTACGGGCTGCAGGACCGCAGCTTCATGATGCACGTGCCCGAGGGCTCGGTCCTGGTCGGCAAGACGCTGGCGGACAGCCGGCTGGCATCGGCCGCCGGGATGATCGTCATCGCCCTGGAACGGCGCAACCGGGTCGAGGCGCTGCCCTCGCGCACCACGGTGCTCCAGGGGGGTGACCGTCTGCTGCTGCAGGGCCGTCCGGAACGCTTCGAGGAACTTCGGCACTGGAGCGAACTGGTGATCGAGCGCGAGGCGCCGGTGCTGCAGGGCCTGATGTCGGAGCAGGTCCACCTGGCCGAGGCAACCGTGGCGGAGAACTCCGCGCTGGCGAAAGACCTGCTCCACCATGCCGAGTTTCGCCGTCGCTTCAACGTCAACGTGCTCGCGGTGCGGCGCCGAGACCTGGTGCGGCGGGTCAAGCTCGCTTCCGTCCCGCTGCGCGCCGGCGACCAGCTGCTGCTGCAGGGTGACCCGGCGGCGCTGGCGGCGCTGGCGGCGACCCGGGAATTTGCCGACATCCGCGACATCACCGAGGCCGACCTGCGCGATACCTACCGGCTGCAGGAGCGGCTGTTCGTGGTGCGGGTGCCGCGGGACTCACGCCTGGGCGGCGCGACGCTGGGTCGCAGCCGGCTCGGCGATGCCTTCGACTTCCGCCTGCTGGCGACCTTTCGCGAGGGCGTGCTGCACATCATGCCGCCACCCGGGGAAGTGATCCTCGGCGGCGACCTGCTGCTGATCCAGGGCCGCCCCGAGGACCTCGATGTGCTGCGCGGCCTGCAGGAACTGAAGATCGGCGAACGCATTTCGCCGAATCTCGATGTCTTCGAGTCCGACCGGCTGGCGACACTGGAAGCGACGCTGGCGCCGCAATCACCGCTGGCCGGCAAGACCACGGCCGAGGTGAACTTCCACGACCGCTATGGCCTGGAGCTGGTGGCGGTCTGGCGCTCCGGGAAGGCCCGGCGCAGCGACCTCGAGAAGGTCACGCTGCAGTTCGGTGACGCGCTGCTGCTGGTCGGACCGCGACAGAAGCTCGCGCTCCTCAGCGACAACCCGGACTTCCTGGTGCTGACGCCGGTGAGGCTGGCGGTGACCGACAGCCGCCGCGCCCCGGCGGCGGCACTGATCATGCTCGGCGTGGTGGGCAGCGTGATCCTCGGCTGGCTGTCGATCGGCATTGCCGCGGTACTCGGCGCGGCCCTCATGGTGCTGTCGCGCTGCCTGACCATGGAACAGGCCTACCGCTCCATCGACTGGCACGCGGTGTTCGTCATCGCCGGCACCCTGCCACTCGGCGTGGCCATGGTGCACACCGGCACGGCGCAGTATCTGGCCGTGCACCTCATGGCGCTGCTCGCCGGCCTGGGGCCGTGGCCCATCATCCTCGGCCTCTACGTCATCACCGCGGCCGCCACGCTGGTGATCCCGACCCCGGCGCTGGTGGTGCTGATGGCGCCCATCTGCATCACCGCATCGCGCGAACTCGGCATCGCGCCGCAGACCGCGCTGATGGGCCTGGCCATGGCGGCGTCATCGGCGTTCGCCACGCCCATTGCCCATCCGGCCAACCTGCTGGTGATGGGCCCTGGCGGCTACCGGTTCAGCGACTACCTGCGCCTCGGCCTGCCGCTCACGCTGGTGGTACTGCTGGCGGTCATGGTGCTGCTGCGGCTGTTCTGGCCCGTCGGGCCCTGA
- a CDS encoding MGMT family protein, which yields MAARYRRIHAVVAAIPAGAVASYGQVALRAGLPRGARQVGRALAQCPAQLPWHRVVNAAGRIALPPASAGFREQVRRLRAEGIEVRDGRVPRRLLDGGIQLDALLWGPAAHGEAGNDEHGMGNPPGRDAGAGGLRRAVGGPGRNARRQRSAGGEPATAGRGAGPARAREVRRADRS from the coding sequence ATGGCGGCGCGATACCGGCGCATCCATGCCGTCGTGGCAGCCATTCCCGCGGGCGCGGTCGCCAGCTATGGGCAGGTGGCCTTGCGGGCCGGCCTGCCACGCGGCGCGCGCCAGGTGGGCCGGGCGCTCGCGCAATGCCCGGCGCAGCTACCCTGGCACCGGGTGGTGAACGCCGCCGGCCGCATCGCCCTGCCGCCGGCTTCGGCCGGCTTCAGGGAGCAGGTGCGCCGGCTGCGTGCCGAGGGCATCGAGGTGCGTGACGGCCGCGTCCCCCGCCGTCTCCTCGATGGAGGCATCCAGCTCGATGCGCTGCTGTGGGGGCCAGCGGCACACGGGGAGGCAGGCAATGATGAACATGGCATGGGGAATCCTCCTGGCCGCGACGCTGGTGCTGGCGGCCTGCGGCGGGCCGTCGGCGGACCAGGACGCAACGCCCGCCGCCAGAGAAGCGCCGGCGGAGAACCGGCAACTGCTGGACGCGGTGCAGGCCCCGCTCGAGCGCGCGAAGTCCGTCGAGCAGATCGAAGCTGA
- the glk gene encoding glucokinase — MSLLVADIGGTNTRVALASGAGIGPVTAFRNAGFPDLGSLLGHYLATQPAAERPRAGALSVAAPIRGDEVRMSNIDWHFSRAGLRQALVLDELLVANDFSALARSLPELGAADLVAAGGGTAVATAPRIAIGPGTGLGVAGLLPIGSGWLTLPGEGGHATLGAADDREEVILRAARQRYGHCSAERLLSGHGLAFLHETLHGGTPLTPEAIGARFAAGERDAAETLSMFFGLLGGMAANVALTLGAFGGVYIGGGIVPRYLDAFLRSPFRERFEAKGRYRDYLRAIPAWVIVDPYPALKGLVALARDARPKPAG; from the coding sequence ATGTCCCTGCTGGTGGCGGATATCGGTGGCACCAACACCCGCGTCGCGCTGGCATCCGGCGCGGGCATCGGCCCGGTCACGGCATTCCGCAATGCCGGCTTCCCGGATCTGGGCAGCCTCCTCGGGCACTATCTCGCTACCCAGCCTGCGGCAGAGCGGCCGCGGGCCGGTGCCCTGTCGGTGGCCGCCCCGATCCGCGGTGACGAGGTGCGCATGTCGAACATCGACTGGCACTTTTCGCGCGCCGGGCTGCGCCAGGCGCTGGTCCTGGACGAGCTGCTGGTCGCCAATGACTTCTCCGCCCTGGCCCGCTCGCTGCCCGAACTCGGCGCCGCAGATCTGGTCGCCGCAGGCGGCGGCACGGCCGTGGCGACGGCCCCACGCATCGCCATCGGTCCGGGCACCGGCCTCGGCGTGGCCGGCCTGCTGCCCATCGGCAGTGGCTGGCTCACGCTTCCGGGCGAAGGCGGTCATGCCACGCTGGGCGCCGCCGACGACCGGGAGGAAGTCATCCTGCGCGCCGCTCGCCAGCGCTACGGGCATTGCTCGGCCGAGCGCCTGCTGTCCGGCCATGGCCTGGCGTTCCTGCACGAAACCCTGCACGGCGGGACACCGCTGACGCCGGAGGCGATCGGCGCGCGCTTCGCCGCCGGCGAACGCGATGCCGCCGAGACGCTGTCGATGTTCTTCGGCCTGCTCGGCGGCATGGCGGCCAACGTCGCGCTCACGCTGGGTGCCTTCGGCGGCGTCTACATCGGCGGCGGCATCGTGCCCCGCTACCTCGACGCCTTCCTGCGCTCGCCGTTCCGCGAGCGCTTCGAGGCCAAGGGTCGCTACCGCGATTACCTGCGGGCCATCCCCGCCTGGGTGATCGTCGACCCCTATCCCGCGCTCAAGGGCCTTGTCGCCCTCGCCAGGGATGCGCGCCCCAAGCCGGCCGGCTAG
- a CDS encoding YdcH family protein codes for MSTTNVDTGTFENRVRLKELRVQHRDLDVAIAELARNPHADQLRVSRLKKQKLRLKDMISKLESQLIPDLNA; via the coding sequence ATGAGCACCACCAACGTCGATACAGGCACTTTCGAAAACCGCGTCCGCCTCAAGGAGTTGCGTGTCCAGCACCGCGATCTCGACGTCGCGATCGCGGAACTTGCCAGGAACCCGCACGCCGACCAGCTGCGCGTCAGCCGCCTCAAGAAGCAGAAACTGCGGCTGAAGGACATGATCAGCAAGCTGGAGAGCCAGCTGATTCCCGACCTCAACGCCTGA
- the cysQ gene encoding 3'(2'),5'-bisphosphate nucleotidase CysQ, whose product MNPDPSRLMQPVRAIAREAGLRILEVYQAEFAVETKADHTPLTAADRAAHSLIVRELGLLTPGMPVWSEEGAAVPLAQRSQWPWFWLVDPLDGTREFIGRNGEFTVNIALVRGQQPALGIIHVPVLDRDYWGGPDLGAWRGDGVGSPRSIRVRRPPAQPLRVAGSRSHGGDALARFLAALGPHELLSMGSSLKFCLVAEGNADLYPRLGPTSEWDTAAGQAIVEGAGGQVVDARGHPLRYNTREQVLNPDFLACGDTAASFASLLAHAAGRRDLD is encoded by the coding sequence ATGAACCCCGATCCGAGTCGCCTGATGCAGCCGGTGCGAGCCATCGCCCGCGAGGCCGGGCTGCGCATCCTCGAGGTGTACCAGGCGGAATTCGCCGTCGAAACCAAGGCCGACCACACGCCGCTCACGGCGGCGGATCGCGCCGCCCACAGCCTCATCGTGCGCGAACTGGGCCTGCTCACGCCCGGCATGCCGGTGTGGTCCGAGGAGGGTGCTGCGGTTCCACTGGCGCAGCGCAGCCAGTGGCCCTGGTTCTGGCTGGTGGACCCGCTGGACGGCACCCGCGAGTTCATCGGCCGCAACGGCGAGTTCACCGTGAACATCGCGCTGGTCAGGGGACAGCAGCCGGCCCTGGGCATCATCCATGTGCCGGTGCTCGACCGCGACTACTGGGGCGGCCCGGATCTCGGCGCCTGGCGCGGCGACGGCGTGGGATCACCCCGCAGCATCCGCGTACGCCGCCCGCCAGCCCAGCCCCTGCGGGTCGCCGGCAGCCGATCCCACGGTGGCGATGCCCTGGCCCGCTTCCTCGCCGCGCTCGGCCCGCACGAACTGCTCTCCATGGGCAGCTCGCTCAAGTTCTGCCTCGTCGCCGAAGGCAACGCCGATCTCTACCCCCGCCTCGGCCCGACCTCGGAGTGGGACACCGCTGCCGGCCAGGCCATCGTCGAGGGTGCCGGCGGCCAGGTCGTGGACGCCCGCGGCCATCCCCTGCGCTACAACACGAGGGAGCAGGTGCTGAACCCCGATTTCCTGGCCTGCGGGGACACCGCAGCATCCTTCGCCAGCCTGCTGGCCCATGCCGCCGGCCGCCGGGATTTGGATTAG
- the yrfG gene encoding GMP/IMP nucleotidase, whose amino-acid sequence MSAALPARPAARFWRECDTVLLDMDGTLLDLSFDNWFWREAVPRCLARASGGPAPEVRERLFAHFARKQGSLDWYCLDYWTRELGLDLRALKEASSHRIRYLPGAREFLQQARVSGKRLVLVTNAHAETLEVKQGVSGLGRFFEACVSSHALGSPKEAADFWPRLQAVIGFDPARTLFVDDSLPVLDAAAHFGIAGVVGVSRPDSRAPARPVERHHSVEGVAGLLEA is encoded by the coding sequence ATGAGCGCGGCACTCCCGGCCCGGCCTGCGGCCCGTTTCTGGCGCGAGTGCGACACCGTCCTGCTGGACATGGACGGCACGCTGCTCGATCTCTCGTTCGACAACTGGTTCTGGCGCGAAGCCGTGCCGCGTTGCCTGGCACGGGCCAGCGGCGGCCCTGCGCCGGAGGTGCGCGAGCGGTTGTTCGCGCACTTCGCCCGCAAGCAGGGCAGTCTGGACTGGTATTGCCTCGATTACTGGACCCGCGAACTCGGCCTGGACCTGCGGGCACTCAAGGAAGCCAGCAGCCATCGCATCCGCTACCTGCCCGGGGCGCGGGAGTTCCTGCAGCAGGCACGCGTGTCGGGCAAGCGGCTGGTGCTGGTCACCAATGCCCATGCCGAGACCCTGGAAGTGAAGCAAGGCGTATCGGGCCTCGGGCGGTTCTTCGAGGCATGCGTGAGCTCCCACGCCCTCGGTTCACCGAAGGAGGCCGCGGATTTCTGGCCGCGGCTCCAGGCCGTGATCGGGTTCGACCCAGCCCGTACCCTGTTCGTCGACGACAGCCTGCCGGTTCTGGATGCGGCAGCGCATTTCGGCATCGCGGGCGTCGTCGGTGTCAGCCGGCCGGACAGCCGGGCGCCAGCGCGTCCGGTCGAGCGGCACCACAGCGTCGAGGGCGTGGCGGGCCTGCTGGAGGCCTGA
- a CDS encoding DEAD/DEAH box helicase has product MNGPRNLLFSELGLPEPILEGIRRAGFQACTPIQSQTLPLALGGQDIAGQAQTGTGKTAAFLIATFNRLLRHAPPGADRLDGPRAVILAPTRELAVQIHADALVLGAATGLRIAVVFGGTDYDKQRDQLAAGVDVLIGTPGRLIDFFKQHIFSLRHVQVMVLDEADRMFDLGFIKDIRFVLRRLPPFDRRLNLLFSATLSYRVLELAYEHMNNPHLVQIEPDKKTVDKVTQVVYFPANHEKPGLLISIMKRMQASRTMVFVNTKREADHVADILNANAIGAAAISGDVPQPKRLKMLKNFQEGSLPVLVATDVASRGLHVPDVSHVVNYDLPQDPEDYVHRIGRTARAGASGDSVSFACESYAVTLPEIEAYIGHRIPVGQIDPGLLVEVKIPPREARPRFPGRGGARGRPGSGGGSGGGRGRSGGSRSRHRPGRG; this is encoded by the coding sequence ATGAACGGACCCAGGAACCTCTTGTTTTCAGAACTCGGGCTGCCCGAGCCCATCCTCGAGGGCATACGCCGTGCCGGCTTCCAGGCCTGCACCCCGATCCAGAGCCAGACCCTGCCGCTCGCCCTCGGCGGCCAGGACATCGCCGGCCAGGCGCAGACGGGCACCGGCAAGACCGCCGCTTTCCTCATCGCCACCTTCAACCGGCTGTTGCGCCATGCGCCGCCCGGCGCGGACCGGCTCGACGGCCCCCGCGCCGTGATCCTGGCGCCGACGCGCGAACTGGCGGTGCAGATCCACGCCGACGCGCTGGTACTGGGCGCCGCCACCGGGCTGCGCATCGCGGTGGTCTTCGGCGGCACGGACTACGACAAGCAGCGCGACCAGCTCGCCGCCGGTGTCGACGTGCTGATCGGCACCCCGGGCCGGCTGATCGACTTCTTCAAGCAGCACATCTTCTCCCTGCGCCACGTGCAGGTGATGGTGCTCGACGAGGCGGACCGCATGTTCGACCTCGGCTTCATCAAGGACATCCGCTTCGTGCTGCGCCGGCTGCCGCCCTTCGACCGGCGGCTGAACCTGCTGTTCTCCGCCACCCTGAGCTACCGGGTGCTGGAGCTGGCCTACGAGCACATGAACAACCCGCACCTGGTGCAGATCGAGCCGGACAAAAAGACGGTCGACAAGGTGACCCAGGTGGTCTACTTCCCCGCCAACCACGAGAAGCCCGGCCTGCTGATCTCCATCATGAAGCGCATGCAGGCCTCGCGGACCATGGTGTTCGTCAACACCAAGCGCGAAGCGGACCATGTGGCCGACATCCTCAATGCCAACGCCATCGGCGCCGCGGCGATCTCCGGCGATGTGCCACAGCCCAAGCGACTGAAGATGCTCAAGAACTTCCAGGAGGGTTCGCTCCCGGTGCTGGTCGCCACGGATGTCGCCTCGCGCGGCCTGCACGTCCCCGACGTCAGCCACGTGGTGAACTACGACCTGCCGCAGGATCCCGAAGACTACGTCCACCGCATCGGCCGCACGGCGCGCGCCGGCGCCAGCGGCGATTCGGTCAGCTTTGCCTGCGAGTCCTATGCGGTCACGCTGCCCGAGATCGAGGCCTATATCGGCCACCGTATTCCCGTCGGGCAGATCGATCCCGGCCTGCTGGTGGAAGTGAAGATTCCACCCCGCGAGGCACGACCGCGCTTTCCAGGCCGTGGTGGAGCCCGCGGCCGGCCCGGGAGTGGTGGTGGCAGCGGCGGCGGCCGCGGCCGCAGTGGCGGAAGCCGCAGCCGGCATCGGCCCGGTCGCGGCTGA
- the trxA gene encoding thioredoxin TrxA: MSIVHITDGTFDSEVLKSSIPVLVDFWAEWCGPCKMIAPVLEQISSEYAGRLRVAKVDVDSNQGTAMRYGIRSIPTLLLFRDGAVQAQQVGMLSKDTLKKLLDSKL, encoded by the coding sequence ATGAGTATCGTTCATATCACCGATGGCACCTTCGATTCCGAAGTGCTGAAGTCCTCCATCCCGGTGCTGGTGGACTTCTGGGCCGAATGGTGCGGCCCCTGCAAGATGATCGCTCCGGTGCTGGAGCAGATATCCAGCGAATACGCCGGCCGGTTGCGCGTCGCCAAGGTGGACGTGGATTCCAACCAGGGCACCGCCATGCGCTACGGCATACGCAGCATCCCGACGCTCCTTCTCTTCAGGGACGGGGCCGTCCAGGCCCAGCAGGTCGGCATGCTCTCCAAGGACACCCTCAAGAAACTACTGGATTCAAAACTGTGA
- the rho gene encoding transcription termination factor Rho, whose translation MRQQHQNQRMRRGHEEDAPTFSEDDVISRSELDLANRNVMNLTELKNKPVSALVNMAESMGLENMARSRKQDIIFAVLKAHAQSGQDIFGDGVLEILQDGFGFLRSADGSYLAGPDDIYVSPSQIRRFNLRTGDTVAGLIRPPKESERYFALLKVSEINYDAPDSSRSKVLFENLTPLFPKKRLKLEQGNGSKEDMTARIIDLVAPIGLGQRGLIVSPPKAGKTMLLQNIALSITANFPDAYLIVLLIDERPEEVTEMQRSVRGEVVSSTFDEPASRHVQVAEMVIEKAKRLVEHKRDVVILLDSITRLARAYNTVAPSSGKVLTGGVDANALQRPKRFFGAARNIEEGGSLTILATALIDTGSKMDDVIYEEFKGTGNSEIHLDRRIAEKRVFPAININRSGTRKEELLTQPDELQKMWVLRKVLHPMDELAAIEFLIGKMEDTKTNAEFFDSMKR comes from the coding sequence ATGCGGCAGCAGCACCAGAACCAGCGGATGCGGCGCGGCCACGAGGAGGACGCCCCGACCTTCAGCGAGGACGACGTCATCTCCCGCAGCGAGCTCGACCTCGCCAACCGCAACGTCATGAATCTCACCGAGCTGAAGAACAAGCCGGTGAGCGCGCTGGTGAACATGGCCGAGTCCATGGGGCTCGAGAACATGGCACGCTCGCGCAAGCAGGACATCATCTTCGCGGTCCTGAAGGCGCACGCGCAGAGCGGCCAGGACATCTTCGGCGATGGCGTGCTGGAAATCCTGCAGGATGGCTTCGGCTTCCTGCGCTCCGCCGATGGTTCCTACCTCGCCGGGCCAGACGACATCTACGTCTCGCCGAGCCAGATCCGCCGCTTCAACCTGCGCACCGGCGACACCGTCGCCGGGCTGATCCGTCCGCCCAAGGAGAGCGAGCGCTACTTCGCGCTGCTGAAGGTCAGCGAGATCAATTACGACGCGCCGGACTCCTCGCGCAGCAAGGTGCTGTTCGAGAACCTGACGCCGCTGTTCCCCAAGAAGCGCCTCAAGCTCGAGCAGGGCAACGGCAGCAAGGAAGACATGACCGCGCGGATCATCGACCTGGTGGCGCCCATCGGGCTCGGCCAGCGCGGGCTCATCGTCTCGCCGCCCAAGGCCGGCAAGACCATGCTGCTGCAGAACATCGCGCTGTCGATCACCGCCAATTTCCCGGATGCCTACCTCATCGTGCTGCTCATCGACGAGCGGCCGGAGGAGGTCACGGAAATGCAGCGCTCGGTGCGCGGCGAGGTGGTGTCCAGCACCTTCGACGAACCTGCCAGCCGCCATGTGCAGGTGGCCGAGATGGTCATCGAGAAGGCCAAGCGCCTGGTCGAGCACAAGCGCGACGTGGTGATCCTGCTCGATTCCATCACCCGCCTCGCGCGCGCCTACAACACCGTGGCGCCGTCATCCGGCAAGGTGCTGACCGGCGGCGTGGACGCCAATGCCCTGCAGCGGCCGAAGCGTTTCTTCGGCGCGGCGCGCAACATCGAGGAGGGCGGCAGCCTGACCATCCTCGCCACCGCGCTGATCGACACCGGCTCGAAGATGGACGACGTCATCTACGAGGAGTTCAAGGGCACCGGCAACAGCGAGATCCACCTCGACCGGCGCATTGCCGAGAAGCGCGTGTTCCCGGCGATCAACATCAACCGCTCGGGCACCCGCAAGGAAGAGTTGCTGACCCAGCCCGACGAACTGCAGAAGATGTGGGTGCTGCGCAAGGTGCTGCATCCCATGGATGAACTCGCCGCCATCGAGTTCCTCATCGGCAAGATGGAAGACACCAAGACCAATGCCGAGTTCTTCGATTCGATGAAGCGCTGA
- a CDS encoding YkgJ family cysteine cluster protein has product MKPWWNGGVRFACQGSGRCCVSRGAYGYVYLTLADRRRLATALGLPTRRFTQLHCRKTDGYFHLRDDGPDCRFLVDHRCSVYEDRPTQCRTWPFWPENMPARAWTAIAAFCPGVGQGRVVPASRIEAMLDEQQRSTAEL; this is encoded by the coding sequence ATGAAGCCCTGGTGGAACGGTGGGGTTCGCTTCGCCTGCCAGGGATCGGGCAGGTGCTGCGTTTCCCGGGGTGCCTACGGCTACGTCTACCTGACGCTCGCCGATCGCCGGCGGCTGGCCACCGCGCTGGGCCTGCCGACGCGCCGCTTCACGCAGCTGCACTGCCGGAAAACCGACGGCTATTTTCACCTCAGGGACGACGGCCCCGACTGCCGCTTCCTGGTGGATCATCGCTGCTCGGTCTACGAGGACCGGCCGACCCAGTGCCGTACCTGGCCGTTCTGGCCCGAGAACATGCCGGCCCGCGCCTGGACAGCCATCGCCGCGTTCTGTCCCGGCGTCGGCCAAGGGCGCGTCGTCCCCGCCTCACGGATCGAAGCCATGCTCGACGAGCAGCAGCGCTCCACCGCGGAATTGTAA